Proteins encoded together in one Marispirochaeta sp. window:
- a CDS encoding MoaD family protein, producing the protein MLRVRFFTLLQLLLNKKELELSFIPGETIGELLSRVQQQIDTPFLHKLLEESGGMKTGTIIMINGRHVFHLDKVNTLLSEGDEVALFPPGGGG; encoded by the coding sequence ATGCTCCGAGTCAGATTTTTTACCCTTCTCCAGCTCCTTCTTAACAAGAAGGAGCTGGAGCTTTCATTTATTCCCGGCGAAACAATTGGGGAGCTTCTTTCCAGGGTCCAGCAACAGATAGATACTCCATTTCTCCATAAACTGCTGGAAGAATCCGGGGGGATGAAGACCGGTACGATTATCATGATAAACGGGCGCCATGTTTTTCATCTGGATAAGGTGAATACCCTGCTCTCCGAGGGGGATGAGGTAGCCCTCTTTCCACCCGGGGGCGGAGGTTAA
- a CDS encoding transporter substrate-binding domain-containing protein, with amino-acid sequence MRGQLLRIVLILILLTLLPDLALSQEVHYVFQEYRPANYLDNQGQPAGFFVDIIREAVENRLGLSLRISVLPWMRCQALVKQGEADLMTTIPTPARLEYARLVNAPIWIKQYRIYTYLDHLRIHEMHDIRSIAEILQARFTVISYIGNSWANTRLEDIGIPVLEATSVEGMYRMLYARRGDILVDDPLLVTDSLRAAGLERRIIITDGLVEESSFYPLISKRSYLADRTEDFAAALQAMRDDGTIDAIMERYY; translated from the coding sequence ATGAGAGGTCAGCTGCTTCGTATAGTATTGATCCTCATTCTTCTGACACTGCTCCCGGACCTGGCTCTGTCCCAGGAAGTACACTATGTGTTTCAGGAGTATCGGCCTGCCAACTACCTTGATAATCAGGGGCAGCCTGCCGGCTTTTTCGTCGACATCATCCGCGAAGCAGTTGAGAATCGCCTCGGCTTGAGTCTGCGGATCAGTGTCCTGCCGTGGATGCGCTGCCAGGCTTTGGTCAAACAAGGCGAAGCAGACCTCATGACCACCATTCCCACCCCGGCCCGGCTGGAATATGCCAGGCTGGTGAACGCACCGATCTGGATCAAGCAATACCGGATTTATACCTATCTCGATCATCTCCGCATACATGAAATGCATGATATCCGCAGTATCGCGGAAATACTGCAGGCACGGTTTACAGTAATTTCGTATATCGGTAACAGCTGGGCCAATACACGCCTGGAGGATATTGGCATCCCGGTGCTGGAAGCCACATCTGTTGAGGGCATGTATCGGATGCTGTATGCCCGCCGCGGAGACATACTTGTTGATGATCCTCTTTTAGTTACAGATAGTTTACGCGCTGCCGGTTTGGAGCGCCGGATCATTATTACCGATGGTCTGGTTGAAGAGTCGTCTTTTTATCCCCTGATCAGTAAGCGTTCTTATCTTGCAGACAGGACTGAGGATTTTGCCGCCGCCTTGCAGGCAATGCGGGACGATGGCACGATTGACGCAATTATGGAGAGGTATTATTAA
- a CDS encoding aldehyde ferredoxin oxidoreductase family protein, which yields MKLTDAILLRINLSDHTSREEPIDEALLKAYLGGRGLASKYLVDEVDPKVDALSPENKLIFACGLMTGSSAPTAGRYMVVTKSPLTGTIACSNSGGIWGAVLRKTGYTMIILEGKSDKPIYISVYDNNVEFKDAAHLWGKRTGETTDILLDEVGEKRARVACIGPAGENLSEIACIINDKHRAPGRSGVGAVMGSKNLKAVVVKGSNTIDFTDKSAFTSAVKDKIDKIKAHPVTSEGLPALGTKVLDNIINQGGLYPTRNFQSATFEGVDEVSGEALVKKGYLKSNTACFACPIGCARDVELPNGIRMEGPEYETGWAFGAHCGVNDLLAICEANFLCNDLGIDTISAGVTVGTAMELYEKGFIPADDLEDGPELKFGSSESVVYWTNRLGRVEGKLGKLMAKGSYRMAEHYGHPEFSMSVKKQELPAYDPRGVQGHGLQYATSNRGGCHVRGYMISPEVLGVPEKLDTQELKGKPKWVITFQDLTAVIDSAGLCLFTSFALGLEDYADLINASTGFKLSPEETLKIGSRIWNLERVFNMAAGIDPSQDTLPKRMFEPLSDGPQKGAVHQLPKLLPEYYELRGWNTDGTIPESTLKDLGIV from the coding sequence ATGAAACTGACCGACGCGATCCTTTTACGAATTAATCTTTCCGACCACACAAGCCGCGAGGAACCTATCGATGAAGCTTTGCTGAAGGCTTACCTAGGAGGAAGGGGGCTTGCCTCAAAGTATCTGGTCGACGAGGTAGATCCCAAGGTCGATGCTTTATCGCCGGAAAACAAATTGATCTTTGCCTGCGGACTGATGACCGGATCCAGCGCTCCCACCGCCGGAAGGTACATGGTGGTGACAAAAAGTCCCCTGACAGGAACAATTGCCTGTTCCAACTCGGGAGGTATATGGGGCGCGGTTTTGCGGAAGACCGGTTATACCATGATCATTCTTGAGGGAAAGAGCGATAAGCCGATCTATATCTCTGTTTACGACAATAATGTGGAGTTCAAGGATGCCGCCCATCTCTGGGGAAAGAGAACCGGAGAGACCACCGATATCCTTCTTGACGAGGTGGGGGAGAAACGCGCACGGGTAGCATGTATAGGTCCTGCAGGGGAAAATCTCTCCGAAATTGCCTGTATCATTAACGATAAACACCGGGCGCCGGGACGCAGCGGAGTCGGCGCCGTCATGGGATCAAAGAACCTCAAGGCTGTGGTGGTCAAGGGAAGCAATACCATCGATTTTACCGACAAGAGCGCTTTTACCTCCGCAGTGAAAGATAAGATCGACAAGATCAAAGCCCATCCGGTAACAAGCGAGGGGCTTCCTGCTCTTGGGACCAAGGTGCTCGATAACATAATCAACCAGGGGGGGCTCTATCCTACCCGTAATTTCCAGTCTGCCACCTTTGAAGGGGTTGATGAGGTTTCCGGTGAGGCGCTGGTAAAGAAGGGCTACCTCAAGAGCAATACCGCCTGTTTTGCCTGTCCTATCGGCTGCGCCCGGGATGTGGAGCTGCCCAACGGTATACGGATGGAGGGCCCTGAATATGAAACAGGCTGGGCCTTCGGCGCCCACTGCGGGGTGAATGATCTCCTTGCCATTTGCGAAGCCAACTTTCTGTGCAACGATCTTGGAATTGATACCATCAGTGCCGGTGTTACTGTGGGAACCGCCATGGAGCTTTACGAGAAGGGCTTTATTCCTGCGGATGATCTGGAGGATGGCCCCGAGCTGAAGTTCGGCAGCTCCGAGTCGGTGGTTTACTGGACCAACAGGCTTGGCAGGGTGGAAGGCAAACTGGGAAAGCTTATGGCAAAGGGTTCCTACCGGATGGCGGAGCACTACGGCCACCCTGAATTCTCCATGTCGGTAAAGAAGCAGGAGCTTCCTGCCTACGATCCCCGGGGAGTTCAGGGCCATGGACTGCAGTATGCAACCAGTAACCGGGGCGGCTGTCACGTCAGGGGCTATATGATCAGCCCCGAAGTACTTGGTGTGCCGGAGAAGCTGGACACACAGGAGTTAAAAGGAAAACCGAAGTGGGTTATCACCTTTCAGGACCTTACCGCAGTAATCGATTCGGCCGGTCTCTGCCTCTTTACCTCCTTCGCCCTGGGACTTGAAGACTATGCCGACCTGATTAACGCTTCCACAGGATTCAAGCTGTCACCGGAGGAGACACTGAAGATAGGATCAAGGATCTGGAACCTGGAGAGGGTTTTTAACATGGCTGCAGGAATCGATCCTTCCCAGGACACCCTGCCGAAGCGGATGTTCGAACCCCTGTCCGACGGTCCTCAGAAAGGGGCGGTCCATCAGCTTCCAAAACTGCTCCCCGAATACTATGAGCTTCGGGGTTGGAATACCGACGGAACCATTCCTGAATCAACCCTTAAGGATCTTGGTATTGTTTAA